In Erwinia pyrifoliae DSM 12163, the genomic window GTACTGTGAGAAAGGCGAGATATTGAGGAGATTCATCGCGTTCTCAACCGTACCGAGGATCAGCACACCGGCCACCACGTAAGAAATTTTCCCGATCCCCCCCTTGAGCGAAACGCCACCCAATACGCAAGCGGAGATAACAATCAGCTCGTAGCCTAACGAGGTCATCGGTTGACCGCTGGTCATGCGAGAAGCGAGAATGATGCCCGCCGCTGCCGATACCAGACCGGAAAGGATAAATATGATAATGCGCGTGCGCACCACCGGTACACCCGCCAGTCGTGCCGCCTCTTCGTTACCGCCAATCGCCAGCGTATTGCGGCCAAAGGGGGTTTTGTTCAGCAGAAAACCGAATATCAGCAGGGTAATCATGGTCAGCCACACCGGCGCCGGAACGCCAAGCCAGCTGGCATAGCCAAGGGCAAAGAAGCGTTCATCTTCAATACCTACCGCTTTACCGTCAGAGAAGATATAGGCCAGGCCGCGCACTATCTGCATGGTGGCCAGGGTGGTAATCAATGCGTTAATCTTCAGCCTGGCGATAACAAAGCCGTTGATAAACCCACTGGCCACGCCGAGCACTAATCCTGCCAGCACGCCGATCCACAGGCTTTCAGTCAGGTTAATCACCACCGCACAAACCACCCCGGCACAGGCAATCACCGAGGCAACCGACAGGTCAAAGTCACCGGAAGCGAGGCAAAACAGCATGCCGCAGGCCACCATGCCGGACATCGACATCGCCAGGCCAAGCCCTTTCATATTGATTAATGAGGCAAAATTGGGGATGAATAGCGTGCAGGCGATAAACAGCACGGCGAACACCACCAGCATGCCGAAATTATCCCAAATGCGGCCGGGGCGAAAACGTGACGGCGTAACTGGTTTAACGGTTGAAGTATCAGACATAATTGACTCCCGTATGTTCAGGCCAGCTGAGTGGCCGGTTGGGCGGCTTTAGGCATCGCCAGACTCAAGGTCAAGGCTTCCGTTGCATCCTGATGATCCAGCTCTCCGGCAATTTCTCCTTCACGCATCACCAGAATACGGTCTGCCAGCCCCATGACTTCCGGCAGATCGCTGGAAGCAAACAGGATGGCAACCCCCTGCTGTGCCAGCGCGTAGATCAGCTGGTAGATTTCGTTTTTCGCCCCAACGTCAATCCCGCGCGTCGGTTCGTCCAGCAGCAGCACTTTCATCTCTTCCGACAGCCAGCGGCCTAGGATCGCTTTCTGCTGATTGCCGCCGGACAGATTCACCATCAGCTGGCTGGCTGACGGGGTTTTGATATTCAGCGAGCGTATGTGCGCCTCGGCATTTTTCGTTTCCCAATCCCGGTCGATCAAACAGCCGGCCGTCAGGTGATTGCGCCTGGCGCTGATATTGATATTGTCGCGCACCGAATGCACCGCGATGATGCCATCTGCCTTACGATCCTCCGGGCACAGCATGATGCCGGCACGGATAGCATCGCCCGGCTGGCGGAGATTCAGCATTTTGCCATCCAGCCGCAGCTCGCCGCCGGAAAGGCGAGTTGCCGCAAAGACACCTTTCAGCAGTTCGCTGCGCCCGGCGCCCACCAGGCCGAACAGACCGACGATCTCCCCGGCGCGCAC contains:
- the araH gene encoding L-arabinose ABC transporter permease AraH — translated: MSDTSTVKPVTPSRFRPGRIWDNFGMLVVFAVLFIACTLFIPNFASLINMKGLGLAMSMSGMVACGMLFCLASGDFDLSVASVIACAGVVCAVVINLTESLWIGVLAGLVLGVASGFINGFVIARLKINALITTLATMQIVRGLAYIFSDGKAVGIEDERFFALGYASWLGVPAPVWLTMITLLIFGFLLNKTPFGRNTLAIGGNEEAARLAGVPVVRTRIIIFILSGLVSAAAGIILASRMTSGQPMTSLGYELIVISACVLGGVSLKGGIGKISYVVAGVLILGTVENAMNLLNISPFSQYVVRGLILLAAVIFDRYKQKAKAV